The nucleotide sequence TATAATTAAGAATTTCAAAATGGATGCCAGTTTATTTTCATGATCGACAAAATACATCATGTGAATCTGTGGGTGAAAACGGGCAAGACAATTCTTTAAATGACattctgatttttttaacttgatgTCTCTGTGTAATATGGACAATATTCCTCCTCCAAATTTTATACTTCAATTTAATAACCACCATTAGATCaggaaaacattcatttgaagCCGTGTCTAGTGACATTTTTGGTCATGTTTTGAGGATGATAGAATATCACATGACATAAAATTGTATTCCAAAGATACTATCTTCCATTTAGAGAGACCTTTTCATGAAAGCATAAGTCATAATGCTGAGCACAACAAAGCCCAATTGTTATTAGTGACTTCCAATAGATAAGCGGtggtgtgtacatgtgtgtgaaTGGCTTCAAGTGTTGTTCATTGAGGGTTCACATGCTGCCAGTTTCCAAAGATGATCATACGCCCAATCACATGAGAGGCAGATAGTGTTGGATTTATTTGTTTGAGCAGCAACCACAATGTTTCAATACACAGTGTAAGGATCAGTTGCGATTTGTGGGTTTTAATCGGGATAGGTTGATCAATTGAGGGTGTTAGTGCTTCCTaaacaatctgttttttttagatgagcAGGATTAatagtaacatttttttgttgaaaggcAGCTTTCATAAAAATTAAAGGATGCAAGGGCTAACTTGAAATCCACCCACATTCATTTGATATACACATGAAATgcgtaaaaaaaacagcactggAAAGGTAGAAATGACCATTTATTCTGGTTGTGGTGTCACAACTAGAATTGCTGAAAAGGTGGGTGCATTGTTTTGAATTGAACAAGTCAGATAATAGCACCAaatttgttttgtaaatgtaaaatgacATGAGTGCAGTTACTACCATCTTTtttacagtcttccctcaattATTGCAACTtcactaaatatatttttttcactatatataattttttttttaaattgttcataaaaatgtgaaagtccactctgaaactcgtaagcggaagccaGTTATAATAGGGCTGATGCTACTTTTCCCAATtcctcaattatcgcggccatgtctggtcaacATTAATGGCAaaattcgagggattacagTATTTGCCATTTAGTAGCATATTTAATTCTTCTTGTTATGAGCACGATCTAGGAGTGGCTCGAATAAAAATCATAGGGAGATCCATCCACTGTGGTACCACTGCTGCCCACAACTGCTACAAGTCACAAAAGTCATGGCCTGGTCATCGGGGCCTCCCGGGCGCACCCACGCCGGCAGAAAGAGTGTCCCTCGGTCCACCTGCGTCACGCTGCAGTCTGAGCCGCCGCACCGCTCGCAGCGGAGCTGCCGCGTGGCCGTCCCTTCTACCCCGCGGGGAAGTTGCCTTTCGCTGACATCACGAGACGAGTACTCCTCCCTTTGTCGCCGTAGCTCGGCGCAGGCCATTTCCTCTGCTGACATGCGGGCAAAGGCCTCCGGGGTCAAGGAGCCGCTCAGCAGGCCCTGGCGGAGGTGGCGGTTTTTAGGATTCTTCAAGTTGGACACCTTGCTTCTTATACAGGCCTTGTATTTCACCTGATTTGAGGAGTGGATGCAATGAATGTGCTGTTCAACCTGCGTAGCCAGCTCCGTGGCCATTTCCAGTTCTTGTGGTTCGGGGTGGATGGCTGACACGAGGAGCTGAACACATTTGGACCTCAGAGACGCCGCGGTGCTGTCTGCGTGATCGGCCTCCTGCCCTGCAGAAGCACTCCTGCTCGGCTCTGCCATGCTGGGACATATGCACTGTGCTTAAAATTTCTCCTCCGATTGTCTACTCtgattgtttttacattatctTTGACTTTTTAGAATTTTACCACCTGACTTGTCTTCTGCAATTCTTCCATTGATCCCGCCTCACTTCCCTGTTAGAACACATTTTAAGAATCCTTTAGAGAACTTTGGTGGTGAGTGTTTTCATGGATCTCAGCAGTGATGTCACACCTGTCAAGGGCACCAAGAAGTGTCAGTATGTCACCGTAGTGTCAGTCCGTTAGCACTCTACTGCGTTCTCGGTGTGTTTATATTAGCACAACTGCATGAATTTGCTAAAGTATTTGACTTACTctgcttttttttactataatttgtaCTATTGCTCATTGAGTTGTGTCTTGAATATTGCAAATCATTCAATTACAATACGttaacatttatattttgttgattattttcattaataGCAATTGAACAGAGTCAACCAGGataaatgaacacaaaataTAATGGAAATGTATAATTAATGATAGAAAAGTGAGGCAGAAATCAGCGACGTTCTGCTGGATTTGTTGTATTGAGCAAAATAATAACACGTAAAGCTGGACATTGAATTCAGTATAACCAAGAAACACGGTGCGAAAAGACAGAAATGGTTTGTCTATAACAAAGTATTAATACAAGTTAGTGCAGTAGATAAGGCAATCCAATATAATCTGCGTTTGCTTGGCTTGATGGTTAATAACAACATTAGTTTGTATTCCTCTCGCATGCATGGACTAAAAGTAAATAATTTGGTGTAAATGCGGGTATAAAATCTGTTATTGTGCACTGAAATTACCTGCACTGTCTCGCTCTGTTGCTGAACTCcactgtgttgttgtttttgtgcacgGGAGCGGCCATGTTAAATTTGAACAAAAGTGCTGTACAGAAATCGGCCGCAAGGTGGTAGTGTCACCTCCCTCAATGAGCAAGATTTTTTCTTCTGCAGGTTGGCagttggaaattatactgaaaatTGCATTATACTGCCACCTACTAGAATGGAAGTTAGATCCTGCCAGGTGATTGCTGTTTGCATTGAAACTGCACGATACTCAGAGAAAACAACATTGAGCCATAATTGCTGAAAATAGAAAGCGTTGATGGTCAGGAGCAGTTTAGTCATTCAACAATAAATTCAGAAATTATTAACATTTATATCCTGGCTGGTTGTGGTATTATAGATACGATTTCAGTGAGAGAAGACCTACAGCTACATGCTGCCTTTATTTAAAGTCAAACAGCCAGCCTGCTTGCAGGAATTTGACATCTGATGGTGTGTCACTACAAAATTTCCTATTATGTGCAATTTTATGCTGTGGAGAATTTTATGCAATTGGTTGATCTTGACCAGCTGACTATTATTTAAAGACCCACTATACTCTCAGGGTGGACTTCATTTGGGCCACAACTTGTAGTccttttctttgaaaaataaaccaaaaggaGAGCAAAACATTGTTTCAATTCCATTACTCAGTCACCC is from Stigmatopora nigra isolate UIUO_SnigA chromosome 1, RoL_Snig_1.1, whole genome shotgun sequence and encodes:
- the tceanc gene encoding transcription elongation factor A N-terminal and central domain-containing protein, which gives rise to MAEPSRSASAGQEADHADSTAASLRSKCVQLLVSAIHPEPQELEMATELATQVEQHIHCIHSSNQVKYKACIRSKVSNLKNPKNRHLRQGLLSGSLTPEAFARMSAEEMACAELRRQREEYSSRDVSERQLPRGVEGTATRQLRCERCGGSDCSVTQVDRGTLFLPAWVRPGGPDDQAMTFVTCSSCGQQWYHSGWISL